In Paramagnetospirillum magnetotacticum MS-1, the genomic stretch TTCCGCGAGCGGGTCGGCAAGAAGATGACCGTCTATTTCGTCATCCCCGACTACTATAACGGCCGCCCCAAGGCCTGTATGAACGGCTGGGGCGCCATCATCATGACCATCGCGCCGGACGGTCTGGCCCTGCCCTGTCAGGAGGCCCGAATCCTCAAAGGTCTGGACTTCCCGTCGGTGCGCGATCATTCGGTGGAATGGATCTGGCGGGACTCCCCGGCGTTCAAGACCTATCGCGGCGACGGCTGGATGAAGGAACCGTGCCGGTCCTGCGACGAGAAGGAAAAGGATTTCGGAGGCTGCCGCTGCCAGTCCTATCTGCTGACAGGCGATGCCGCCAATCCTGACCCGGCCTGCTCGAAATCGCCCTTCCACCATATGGTGAATCAGGCGATCATCGAGGCGCACCGGCCCCAGCGCAATTCCCGTCCGCTGGTCATGCGCAAGGCCGGGGCCGCAGGCTAACCCCTTCATCAAGCCCTGTTCGGCAGGAGAATGACCCCGATCATGACGGCACGCCTCAATACATGCATTTCATCTCCTGGTATTGGCGACAATTCCGGCCTTGCTCCCACCATCAGCGTCACGGTGAAGCTGTTCAACAGCCTGTCGCCTTACGCCGGTGGTTCGGCGCCGCTGCGCCTGGACGTGCCTGCCGGAACCGTGATCGGCGAGCTTGCAGCCCGTTTTCATGTGCCTCGGGATAAGATCTTCCTGGTGCTGGTGAACGGCAAGGACGTCACCCGCCAGCTTGGCGCCCCGGTCAATCTGGACCGCGAACTCGACGATGGCGACGAAGTGGCCTTGTCCGGCCCGGTTCCCTATTCCTGGGGCTATGGCGCCCCCATCGTTTAGATGGCCTTAGACCTATTGGCAATTTCGGCCCTGGGCCACCCGGCATAAAGTCGTCTCGTGTATCCCTCTCTCTCCAACCGTGAGGATCTGCCATGAAGTGGGAAAAGCCGGCTTACTGCGATCTGCGCATGGGCTTCGAAGTCACCGCCTACGTTTTCGTGCGCTGAGGATTGGTGGGAAGGGAGTTCGCACAGGCTCCCTTCCCATGGCCCTTGTCGAGAAGAGCCGCTCTATGACTCCTCCTCCCTTCCCGCACCGCTGTATCCTTGATTCCATTGGCGGGACACTGGCCTGCGGCCTGGCTCTGAGTCTGGTGGCGGGAATCGCCCTGCGCCTGATGGCCCTGGGCCATCCGTGATGGCCCTTTCCTCCGCCCTGATCGATCTGGCCCTGCGCTGGATTCATGTGGGCGGCGCCCTGATATGGATCGGGCACAATTACGCCAATTTCATCTCGCGCCCCCATTTCGTCCCCTTCGCCGGGGACGGTTCGGGGCTTGATCCGACGGGCCATGACTTCCAGGCCCGCCTGGCGCGCGAACACGGGACTTTCCGCTGGGCTTCGGTGGTGGTGTGGTGCACCGGTCTGGCCATGCTGGCCCGCGCCGGTATCGTGACCGAGGCGCTGAGCCTGTCGGGCGCCGCCGCTCCCATCGGCCTTGGCTTTTGGATCGGGACCCTGATGGTCGCCAATCTCTGGCTGGTCCTGTGGCCCCACCAGAAGAAGGTCCTTGGCTTCGTCGCCGCCCCTTTCGAAGAACGGGTGAGATGCTCGCGGGTGACGTTCCTGTCGGCCAGGGTCAACACCTTGCTGTCCATCCCGCTGCTTGGGCTGATGGTCGGCGGGGCGCACGGCCTTCTCCTGAACTGAGGGCGCCCCATCCATGCCCCCCAATGAACGCGCACCGTACAACCGCGG encodes the following:
- a CDS encoding MoaD/ThiS family protein produces the protein MTARLNTCISSPGIGDNSGLAPTISVTVKLFNSLSPYAGGSAPLRLDVPAGTVIGELAARFHVPRDKIFLVLVNGKDVTRQLGAPVNLDRELDDGDEVALSGPVPYSWGYGAPIV
- the pqqA gene encoding pyrroloquinoline quinone precursor peptide PqqA, with translation MKWEKPAYCDLRMGFEVTAYVFVR
- a CDS encoding urate hydroxylase PuuD, which codes for MALSSALIDLALRWIHVGGALIWIGHNYANFISRPHFVPFAGDGSGLDPTGHDFQARLAREHGTFRWASVVVWCTGLAMLARAGIVTEALSLSGAAAPIGLGFWIGTLMVANLWLVLWPHQKKVLGFVAAPFEERVRCSRVTFLSARVNTLLSIPLLGLMVGGAHGLLLN